The DNA sequence GGCGGGCAAGACCCGTCAGGTTCTCGGTCAGCACCGGGTTCTTCTTGTGTGGCATGGCGGACGAGCCTTTCTGGCCCATCGAGAAGAATTCGGCGCCTTCCAGCACCTCGGTGCGCTGCATGTGGCGGATTTCGATCGCGACGTTTTCGACCGAAGAGGCGATGACGCCAAGCGTGGCGAAGAAGGCGGCGTGCCGGTCGCGGGGGATGACCTGTGTGGAAATGGGCTCGGGCGTGAGGCCGAGCTTGGCGCAGACGTGTTCTTCCACGCGGGGGTCGATATTGGCAAACGTGCCGACCGCGCCCGAGATGGCGCCGGTGGCGACCTCGTCGCGCGCGGTACGCAGGCGCGTGAGGTTGCGGTCCATCTCGGCATAGAAACGTGCAAATGTCAGGCCCATGGTGGTGGGTTCGGCGTGGATGCCGTGGCTGCGGCCCACGCGCAGCGTGTCCTTGTGTTCGATCGCGCGGCGCTTGAGCGCAGCCAGCAGCGCCTCCATATCCGCGATCAGGATGTCGGCGGCACGGACAAGCTGAACGTTCAGGCAGGTGTCCAGCACGTCGGACGAAGTCATGCCCTGATGGACAAAGCGCGCCTCGTCGCTGCCGACATGTTCGGCCAGATGCGTGAGGAAGGCGATGACGTCGTGTTTGGTCACGGCCTCGATCTCGTCGATGCGGGCGACGTCGAATTCCACATCCTTGGCCGTCCACACGGCGTCGGCGTTTTCGCGCGGGATGACACCCAGATCTGCCATGGC is a window from the Sulfitobacter sp. THAF37 genome containing:
- the purB gene encoding adenylosuccinate lyase, with amino-acid sequence MIPRYSRPEMVSIWSPETKFRIWFEIEAHACDAMADLGVIPRENADAVWTAKDVEFDVARIDEIEAVTKHDVIAFLTHLAEHVGSDEARFVHQGMTSSDVLDTCLNVQLVRAADILIADMEALLAALKRRAIEHKDTLRVGRSHGIHAEPTTMGLTFARFYAEMDRNLTRLRTARDEVATGAISGAVGTFANIDPRVEEHVCAKLGLTPEPISTQVIPRDRHAAFFATLGVIASSVENVAIEIRHMQRTEVLEGAEFFSMGQKGSSAMPHKKNPVLTENLTGLARLVRMAVIPAMENVALWHERDISHSSVERMIGPDATVTLDFALARLTGVVDKMIIFPENMLENMNKFPGLVMSQRVLLALTQAGVSREDAYAMVQRNALKVWEQRTDFKEELLADADVVAALGTDQIEEKFDMGYHTKHVDTIFARVFGDGA